One genomic region from Spirosoma sp. KCTC 42546 encodes:
- a CDS encoding S10 family peptidase: MKQVSLVWLTCYLFITSSFAQKPVTAEKQPPKDEKPSSLSRTLNIDSQVVTNGQVTIKGQRVPYKATAGTIPVWDEEGKPVAGVFFTYFERSDVADRATRPLVISFNGGPGTASVWMMIGYTGPRILKVDDEGYPVQPYGIKDNPHSILDVADIVYVDPVNTGFSRPVNKDVPSAKLFFGVNADIKYLADWINTFVSRYNRWSSPKYLIGESYGTARVSGLALELQNAHWMYLNGVILVSPTGLGIERDGPAQGVLKLPYFAATAWYHKALSADLQKKDLTDFLPEVEAFAIQEYLPALALGGSLSDQKRKEIAAKVARYSGLSETAVLQQNLDIPTNFFWKELLRSKGQTVGRLDSRYLGIDSKDAGIGPEYNAELTSWLHSFTPAINLFMREELNYKTDLKYYMFGPTFPWDNTNNHTGENLRQAMAQNPYLHLLVQSGYYDGACDYFNAKYNLWQLDAGGKLKDRMEWEGYRSGHMMYLRKEDLATSNERLRKFIQKSTPKNSEPAKYSGSR, translated from the coding sequence ATGAAACAAGTTTCCTTAGTTTGGCTTACCTGTTACCTCTTTATTACCAGCTCATTCGCACAGAAACCAGTTACTGCCGAAAAGCAACCTCCCAAAGACGAAAAGCCGTCTTCTTTATCCCGTACCTTAAACATTGACTCGCAGGTTGTTACCAACGGACAGGTCACAATTAAAGGGCAGCGGGTTCCCTATAAAGCAACGGCCGGTACCATTCCGGTTTGGGATGAAGAAGGCAAACCGGTTGCGGGCGTCTTTTTTACCTACTTCGAGCGCTCCGATGTGGCTGACCGAGCTACCCGTCCACTCGTCATTTCGTTCAACGGCGGCCCCGGTACCGCATCGGTCTGGATGATGATTGGCTATACGGGCCCGCGTATTCTGAAAGTTGATGATGAAGGCTACCCCGTTCAGCCCTATGGCATCAAAGACAACCCTCACTCAATATTGGACGTGGCCGATATTGTGTATGTTGATCCGGTCAACACCGGATTTTCGCGCCCTGTCAATAAAGATGTTCCATCGGCGAAATTGTTCTTTGGCGTCAATGCCGATATCAAGTATCTGGCCGACTGGATCAATACATTTGTGAGTCGGTACAACCGGTGGTCGTCACCCAAATACCTGATTGGTGAAAGCTACGGCACGGCTCGAGTGTCGGGGCTAGCGCTGGAGTTACAGAACGCTCACTGGATGTACCTGAACGGGGTCATTTTAGTGTCGCCAACGGGCTTGGGCATCGAGCGGGATGGTCCGGCCCAGGGCGTATTGAAATTGCCTTATTTTGCCGCTACAGCCTGGTATCATAAGGCGCTATCGGCTGATTTACAAAAGAAGGATTTGACGGATTTTCTGCCCGAGGTCGAAGCCTTTGCCATTCAGGAATACCTGCCAGCCCTCGCGTTAGGGGGTTCACTAAGTGACCAAAAACGGAAGGAGATAGCAGCCAAAGTAGCGCGGTATTCGGGCTTGTCGGAAACGGCGGTGCTACAACAGAATCTGGATATACCTACTAACTTTTTCTGGAAAGAACTGCTTCGGAGTAAAGGCCAGACAGTTGGTCGCCTGGATTCACGCTACTTGGGTATCGACAGTAAAGATGCCGGTATTGGCCCTGAATACAACGCGGAACTGACGTCTTGGTTGCACTCGTTTACGCCCGCCATCAACCTGTTCATGCGTGAAGAACTCAATTACAAAACCGATCTGAAATACTACATGTTCGGCCCTACATTCCCCTGGGACAATACGAACAACCATACCGGTGAAAATCTTCGACAGGCTATGGCCCAGAACCCCTATTTGCACTTGCTGGTGCAATCGGGCTATTACGATGGTGCCTGCGACTATTTCAATGCCAAATACAACCTGTGGCAACTGGATGCTGGCGGCAAGTTAAAAGACCGGATGGAGTGGGAAGGCTACCGGAGTGGCCACATGATGTACCTCCGCAAAGAAGACCTGGCTACGAGCAACGAGCGGCTTCGGAAATTCATCCAGAAAAGCACACCCAAGAACAGCGAACCCGCTAAGTATTCAGGCAGTAGATAA
- a CDS encoding M20/M25/M40 family metallo-hydrolase — translation MKQIFLLLLMASYGVSAQSLSKPETAVIATVKKQLPETEAFLEKVVNINSGTLNKEGVRQVGKLMSDEFDKLGFKTEWVTLPDSLNRAGHLVATRQGKKGKKLFLIGHLDTVFEKSLPMEPFTRINDSTASGQGVADMKGGDVVVIAALKALHAQKLLDNTSITIYFTGDEESSGGSESRRDFIERARKCDIALAFETAQGLSSVTTGRRGSSGWTLNVKARTGHSSRIFSDLGYGAIYEAVRILNEFRRTLGQEQYLTFNPGLIVGGSEVHYDEKTAKAETIGKTNIVAGTALVKGDLRFLTETQKENARAKMREIVDKSLPLTKATISFTDGIPGMEPSAANDDLRKQVDKLSKDMGLGPVSAFDPGARGAGDVSFVAQYMPCLDGLGASGKGTHSIEETMNTKEFPLLIQRAALFIYRLTR, via the coding sequence ATGAAACAAATCTTCCTGCTTCTGCTGATGGCCAGTTATGGTGTTTCGGCTCAGTCGCTGTCGAAACCCGAAACGGCTGTTATTGCCACCGTAAAAAAGCAACTACCCGAAACCGAAGCCTTTCTGGAAAAAGTCGTCAATATCAACAGCGGCACCCTCAATAAAGAAGGTGTTCGGCAGGTTGGGAAATTAATGTCCGATGAATTCGACAAACTGGGCTTCAAAACCGAATGGGTCACGTTGCCTGACTCGCTCAACCGGGCAGGGCATCTGGTTGCCACCCGGCAGGGAAAGAAAGGAAAAAAGCTCTTCCTGATTGGCCACCTGGACACGGTGTTTGAAAAGAGCTTACCCATGGAACCCTTCACCCGAATCAACGACTCCACCGCATCCGGGCAAGGTGTTGCCGATATGAAAGGGGGCGACGTGGTGGTCATTGCCGCTCTCAAAGCCTTACACGCCCAAAAACTGCTCGACAATACGTCCATCACCATTTACTTTACAGGTGACGAAGAGAGTTCGGGCGGCTCAGAAAGTCGGCGAGATTTCATTGAACGGGCGAGAAAATGTGATATAGCCCTGGCTTTTGAAACGGCACAAGGACTGAGTAGTGTTACCACAGGTCGGCGGGGTTCGAGCGGCTGGACGCTGAATGTAAAAGCCCGCACAGGCCACTCATCCCGAATTTTTAGTGACCTGGGCTATGGAGCTATTTATGAAGCGGTTCGGATTCTGAATGAGTTCCGGCGGACGCTGGGACAGGAGCAATACTTAACGTTCAACCCTGGCCTGATTGTGGGTGGTTCGGAGGTACATTACGATGAAAAAACAGCCAAAGCCGAAACGATTGGCAAAACGAATATTGTGGCGGGCACGGCATTGGTTAAAGGTGATCTGCGTTTCCTAACCGAAACCCAGAAAGAAAACGCCCGGGCCAAAATGCGCGAAATCGTTGATAAAAGCCTGCCACTTACCAAAGCCACCATTTCGTTTACCGATGGCATTCCGGGTATGGAGCCTTCCGCTGCCAATGATGACTTACGAAAGCAAGTAGACAAACTCAGTAAGGATATGGGTCTTGGCCCCGTAAGCGCCTTTGATCCGGGTGCACGGGGCGCTGGCGATGTATCGTTTGTGGCCCAATATATGCCGTGTCTGGATGGTTTAGGTGCATCGGGAAAGGGAACACACAGCATCGAAGAAACGATGAATACCAAAGAGTTTCCGCTATTGATTCAGCGAGCAGCTTTGTTCATTTATCGGCTGACGAGGTAG
- a CDS encoding RidA family protein: MKYLLLFLLVFSVSLSVSGQHKQIVKPRKAPAMPYPFSMGVISNGLLFVSGQVGTDPQTSKVVSGGVEAETAQTIQNIKSILEDAGASLDDVVSVTVYLSNMDDFAKMNTVYKQFFKEGAYPARTTIGVAKLVFGASVEMTMTAAMPQGKK, encoded by the coding sequence ATGAAGTATCTTCTCCTTTTTCTGCTTGTTTTCAGTGTCAGCCTTTCGGTATCAGGGCAGCACAAACAGATTGTGAAGCCCCGAAAAGCACCCGCTATGCCGTACCCGTTCAGTATGGGGGTTATCAGCAACGGCCTTTTATTTGTATCGGGTCAGGTGGGCACCGACCCGCAAACCAGCAAAGTAGTTTCGGGTGGCGTTGAGGCCGAAACGGCGCAAACCATCCAGAATATAAAAAGCATTCTGGAAGATGCTGGCGCTTCGCTCGATGACGTAGTGAGCGTAACGGTCTATTTGAGCAATATGGACGACTTCGCCAAGATGAACACCGTGTATAAGCAATTCTTCAAGGAAGGGGCCTATCCCGCCCGAACAACTATAGGCGTGGCCAAACTGGTATTCGGAGCCAGTGTTGAAATGACCATGACTGCTGCCATGCCTCAAGGGAAGAAATAA
- the bla gene encoding class A beta-lactamase, whose protein sequence is MNFSTKLLTTGFIFCTVLAIAQKPKANKTATPTPAPAFTVPVRIEQELLRLSNLSAGKVGICAVHLESGKTITQNGKDHFPMASSYKVAIATQLLTRVDSGSLSLAQLVPIVKTDFHPGSGMLSDRFNWPNSPNSDLSLSVRSLLELMLLISDNSATDLCLRLAGGPAAVNACLKRLGIEGLRVDRPTAWLIADCVGIPMDMSKAWSPTRYDSLAKFSTPSTREASYVAFENDLRDTSTPEAMTLLLTKLYTQPVLKPNSKALLLDIMKRCETGLARLKGALPPDTEVLHKTGTIGLTASDVGIITLPGDAGHVAISVFVKSSKKEGSVRERTIAEVTRTIYDYFLFQ, encoded by the coding sequence ATGAACTTCTCCACCAAACTACTTACAACTGGTTTTATTTTCTGTACTGTGCTGGCGATCGCTCAGAAACCTAAAGCAAACAAAACAGCTACCCCAACTCCTGCCCCAGCATTCACCGTTCCGGTTCGCATAGAGCAGGAACTGCTGCGCTTGTCAAATCTGTCTGCTGGCAAAGTGGGCATTTGTGCGGTGCATCTGGAAAGTGGGAAAACCATCACGCAAAATGGGAAAGATCACTTTCCGATGGCCAGTTCGTATAAAGTGGCCATTGCTACTCAATTGCTGACTCGCGTTGATAGTGGTAGCTTAAGTCTTGCCCAACTGGTACCAATTGTCAAAACGGATTTTCATCCGGGTAGCGGGATGCTGTCGGATCGGTTCAACTGGCCTAATTCGCCAAATTCCGACCTGTCACTATCGGTTAGAAGCTTGCTCGAATTGATGCTGTTGATCAGCGACAACAGCGCAACGGATCTTTGCCTGCGTCTGGCCGGTGGCCCCGCTGCGGTGAACGCCTGCCTGAAGCGACTGGGAATCGAAGGTTTACGGGTAGATCGGCCAACGGCCTGGCTCATCGCCGACTGCGTAGGTATACCGATGGATATGAGTAAGGCCTGGTCGCCCACCCGTTATGACTCGTTAGCGAAATTTAGTACGCCCTCAACGCGGGAAGCCAGTTATGTTGCTTTCGAGAATGACCTTCGGGATACATCGACCCCCGAAGCCATGACGCTGCTCTTAACCAAACTCTATACGCAGCCAGTTCTTAAACCCAATAGCAAAGCCTTGCTACTTGACATCATGAAGCGTTGCGAAACGGGACTGGCCCGCTTGAAAGGAGCCCTGCCACCCGACACCGAAGTGCTGCACAAAACGGGAACTATTGGCCTCACAGCCAGCGATGTGGGCATTATCACGCTTCCCGGTGATGCGGGCCATGTTGCGATTTCGGTCTTTGTAAAATCATCCAAAAAAGAAGGTAGCGTGCGTGAACGAACCATCGCCGAAGTCACCCGAACGATTTACGACTACTTTCTTTTTCAATGA
- a CDS encoding type II toxin-antitoxin system VapC family toxin, whose protein sequence is MNRYLLDTNICVHALKNEFGVKQKIADVGTRSCFLSEINVAELLFGIENSAPERRQRNRENFDEFQAIFGGRILSIGRVLHEYARQKTALRRAGQTVDDFDLLIGATAIVHDLTLVTRNTRHFANMSGIQLENWID, encoded by the coding sequence ATGAACCGGTATTTACTTGATACCAATATCTGCGTGCATGCGCTAAAAAACGAATTCGGAGTCAAACAGAAGATTGCCGATGTCGGCACGCGATCCTGTTTTCTCTCGGAAATCAATGTTGCCGAATTGCTATTCGGCATCGAAAACAGTGCACCGGAACGACGACAGCGGAACCGAGAAAATTTTGACGAGTTTCAGGCTATTTTTGGTGGACGCATTCTCTCGATTGGTAGGGTTTTACATGAATATGCTCGTCAAAAAACAGCACTCAGGCGGGCAGGACAGACGGTAGATGATTTTGACTTGCTTATTGGTGCAACCGCCATTGTTCATGACCTAACGCTCGTAACACGGAACACCCGACATTTTGCCAATATGAGCGGAATTCAGCTCGAAAATTGGATAGACTAG
- a CDS encoding GntR family transcriptional regulator: MIAKLSSSVQGRRQTYGFADVNCSPSVPLYKLQFNPKDKTPKYKQIVQSVITDIERGVLKNNEQLPSISELSVEYYLARDTVEKAYRELREHGYITSVQGKGYYVQANAAPKLKILLIFNKLSSYKKIIYYSFLKALGDKATVDLQIHHYSACHFQEIIEKNLGKYNYYVVMPHFTQDLDKADYMKVLDSIPTNELVLLDKDVSGLAGSALSVYQNFDKDICEALENAQDLLMKYSRMVLILPSDGNYPTEIAHGFRSFCVNYRKDFCIKENATNESLQAGTAYVVIEETDLSEVVKKVRQANYELGHEIGIISFNETTLKELLNITVITTDFEAMGFTAASLLLDHKRIKVKNPFYMIRRGSL, translated from the coding sequence ATGATAGCGAAACTTTCTTCTTCGGTTCAGGGACGTCGGCAGACATACGGATTCGCTGACGTGAATTGCAGCCCGTCGGTTCCGCTTTATAAACTTCAGTTTAACCCGAAAGATAAGACGCCTAAGTATAAGCAGATTGTTCAGTCGGTAATTACCGACATTGAGCGGGGTGTACTGAAAAATAATGAGCAACTCCCCTCCATCAGCGAATTAAGTGTTGAGTATTACCTGGCGCGTGATACCGTTGAGAAGGCGTATCGAGAGCTTCGGGAGCACGGATACATTACATCGGTGCAGGGGAAGGGCTATTATGTACAGGCCAATGCCGCCCCTAAGCTGAAGATTCTGCTGATTTTTAACAAACTCAGTTCGTACAAGAAAATCATTTATTACTCATTCCTGAAAGCCCTCGGCGATAAGGCAACCGTCGATCTTCAGATTCATCATTACAGTGCCTGCCATTTTCAGGAAATCATTGAGAAGAATCTGGGCAAATACAATTACTACGTTGTGATGCCCCATTTTACTCAGGATCTGGACAAAGCCGATTACATGAAGGTACTTGACTCGATCCCGACTAACGAGTTGGTGCTGCTCGATAAAGACGTATCGGGCCTGGCCGGTTCGGCGCTGAGCGTTTATCAAAACTTTGACAAAGATATTTGCGAAGCCCTGGAAAATGCCCAGGACCTGTTGATGAAATACAGCCGGATGGTGCTCATCCTACCCAGCGATGGCAACTACCCAACCGAAATTGCCCATGGATTTCGGTCGTTCTGCGTCAATTACCGAAAGGACTTCTGCATTAAAGAGAATGCAACAAATGAGAGTCTTCAGGCAGGAACGGCTTATGTTGTTATCGAGGAAACGGATCTGTCGGAAGTAGTGAAAAAGGTACGTCAGGCAAACTATGAGCTAGGGCATGAGATCGGGATTATTTCGTTCAATGAAACGACGCTAAAGGAGCTACTGAACATCACGGTGATCACGACCGACTTTGAAGCGATGGGCTTTACGGCAGCTTCGCTGTTACTTGACCATAAGCGTATAAAAGTCAAGAATCCATTTTATATGATTCGGCGCGGATCGTTGTGA